TGTAATATATAGGGAATTTAAGCACTGAAACCAAAGGAGAAGCGAAGCTGATGGAAGGGAGAGTTTTTGAGGGATAAAGGAGAGAACCTACAGCAACGCACCTGATGAGAAGAGAGGAATCCAATCAGGGAATAGGTTATTTTtgtagtattattattattattatttacaaataaaagataaaaaagagatttacaggaaaaaaaaaaaaaaaaaaaacaaacaagaGCTGGTGAGATTGTAGGTATGGGTGTGCAGACTGTGGAAAGGGAGAGTAAATGCGAATCGTTGGTAGGGAAGAGAGAGAAATATGCGTGGCTGTATGAGCATGTCCATTTGGATTTCCTTCATTCTCAGAAGCCAGCTCTGAGATCATCACCATCATCCATCGTCACCTAATTCATTCTTCTTTCTccaaccaaaataaattaatatgcTTTTTCGCCCCTATTTTTATCCAATTTTCTCTAGCAGTTATTCCTGATTATTCATTTTgtatatatatactcaattttttaattacatatgaactaatcatttatatatttaaataatattcaaagatatatatatatatatatatatatatatatatatatatatatatatatatatatatatatatatatatgtgtgttaaATCGAATCATGCACATATTATTATTACCTTATTATTCTATAATGATCTTAAATTATGCATATGCGCAAGATAATTTTTAAAGGCctgattaattttataataattaattaaaggaTTATTAATGTAGGTGAGAGTTTAGTGCAAAATTAATTTATGCTCACAATCATTACTTGGGTGAGTGATTATTTTTAAACATATAAAGTATAAGATTTCTCTAACTTATAATGgagtattaaaatttatctattaaatatataaattttacatatttatatctaaaaTCATGATACATCACAtttagatgaaaattttttaagtttattgATTCTTTGTTCTCAAACCATGTGTATATTCAAACTCTCAAAAACAGCCAAAAAGTCTGAATTAGATTTGTGCCATATGTGCTTATGCATATGCCTTCAAGCAAAACTCATCCTTTTGCAGATTAGAATTCCCCATTTCTTTAAcatggaaattaaaaaaaaaaaaggattttgaACTTGTAAATCTATTAAATTTTGAATGTTTTATTAGTAAATAAGAGAGAGTTGCTTCTGTTACTTACCAACACAACACAACACAGCACACTTTGGCTGCAGGTAATATTATTAGGAGCTGTTTCTGCACACGATGACACTGTAATTACTGGAAACCCTAGTTTAGGTAGGTGCGATATTTGATTTTCATATGAGACCAGACCAATGAGAAGCATTTATGGTGGGTGATATCATAAAAACGGTGTCGGCGTTGCACgtgtaatataattatatatcagttttttcatttaaattaaaaaaaaaagggttggAAAACTAGGCGTCTGTATCTTTAGTGAGTCACCTAAGAAAAAGATAACACCACCCCAGAATCTAATGCTGCTGCCTATTGCATAAGCCTACATTGCAGCCTATGCCTATCTACTAATATTTCTATATAATTAGTGTTATTATTTTCAATGGTTTCAAGGCCTTCTGCTTTCTTGCCCTGATTACCCTGCATGGCAGGACCTTTTATTTTCATTATCAAATGGGCAACGTTTTAACTCATTTCTCATCATCTCTATCAGATTTGCTGCTCCCCAATGGACCCGTACAAATAAATATTTCTTCTCATAATCATACGCAATCCATCACTTTCCTCCAATGCTACTGCTGCCCCACCCACCTTATTACATCAAAGAACCCTACTACCTGTGTTTGGCCTGCTATTTACCACAAACTTACATGCTTAAGGTACGTTGCATGATAATATATAAGATTTTCATGTATTATGTATATCTGTCTGTTTTGTTCATGTTGaattttctaaaatataaatttaaatatattcggTAAATCAAGATAAATAATCCATAATCGCTGTATAAGTAGTGGTTTATGTCTTTCAACAGTGTGAAGATTAATGTGCTTTATGGATTGAAACCAAAGAGCAATCATCACTGTAATCATGTAAGAGAATAGCAACTAACACAGCCAATGGATGGTTACTAACACATCTAATAATCATTTTTTCGGTTAAAAAAAAATGCTGGAGATTGGGATTTGGTAAAATCACAAGGGAGATGAATAAGTGATAATGAATAGGGAGTGTAGGCCCTGTAAGCTAAAATgagcttgattttgatgataacaaaacttaatgaaatatacattaaccttttgtgcataagtatttgaagtgattttataggtcatgatatgcaaagacactgatggaaggactattctattgacatgactgatataaaaggagtttatcatcttgtataacacaagacgaatcaaagtccatgaagaaatatgatagaaattaagctcttaggtccattgtacaagattaaagaatttatgccatttgagacctaaaatcaattttgtttttagattcaagggtttagaaagtgtttttatatcattcctaaggtttttgaatggtcaaaataatttttacaacctttcttcaaaaactcaaaatttcaatttttaagtcaGGCAGTAGCAAAATTAGTTAACCCGTTGcaaaaattagttaactagttttgatgtctaaaattctctatcttacaaaactagttaaccgatgaaaattttagttaactatttttatGACCTGACCTGACTCAACTCTGCTGCACGACTTTCTAAGCAATAACGGctagttttttgaaaattaaagagccGTTAGACACACTCTCCAGCAGACGTTTTTAGCAATGAAAAGCACCtataaaaggcatcatttactaCAATTCTAACTAATGAAAGTGCTCTTATTCATAGTGAATTTATTGTGGTATTTTTGAAGCTTTCATTTAATTACTCTTGAGCTTAAGTGGcaaatcttctctctcaatcttctagcattaaattctgtatttgagagttattgagagtgatttcttctacatcaaaacctatttaaggttgtgtaagtgtgaggacacacttgtggaaggttttcaagcaccttgtgaagcttgtgggaggttttcaagcaccttgtgaagcttgtggtctTTTGTGGGAAGCAAAGACGTTGTAAAGGTCCTCAAACACCTGGGAAGCTTGTTGATATtgtaaaggctttgaatcttgcctgttgaaaagatcaaatagtggagtgactctcaaagtgggactttgggaagagtggatgtaggctaagagagccgaaccactataaacattgtgtttgattctcttcttcccttaactctttaattttcagcactttgattttctgattatatatattgaatgtgttgagaatttatttattgagCTAATATTGCAAACTCTGAATTTTATGTGAGAAAATACACTTGATATCaagtaattattttgtgtatgaACTAGTATTTGTGCATAACTTGATTGATTACTTAAATTACACCCTAGGAACAGAGTTATACACATACATAGAAGTGCAAAGCCTCAATTTTTCATTAAGTCTAGAGCAAGGGctgaaaaattgtctaaagtgtccaattcacccccctcttggtcactttctttgggacaacaaattggtatcagagcttgtctctcttgcttgggGTTTAAACACCTTAGAGAGATCCTACAATGGCTGGCACATCTAACACAGCTGGTATCCCTGCACCTTTAGCTGAAGGACACTCTATCACTAGACCACCTTTGTTTAATGGTTCTAATTATTCTTTCTGGAAAGTGAGGATGAGAAACTTTATTCAATCTGTTGATATTGAAGCATGGCAAAGAATTGTTAAAGGTCCTGAAATTCCATTAGAATTGCATGCTGATGGTTATAGAGAAAAACTAGAAGATGATTATAATGAACTTGATTGGAAGAAAGTTTCTTTAAATGCTAAAGCTTtaaacattcttcattgtgcacTTGATGCAACtgagtataatcgtatttcaggTTGTACATCTACAAAGAAGTGTGGGATAAActtgaagtcacatatgaagggacTAATCAAGTGAAGGAATCAAAAGCAAATAGGCTTGTTCGGAATATGAACTATTTGAGATGAAACTGGAGAAACCATTTGAAATGAGCACAAGATTTACGATATGGTGAATGTTCTCAAAGCTCTTGAAAAAGAATTCATCAAGAAGAGTTAGTCAAGAAAGTCTTGAGGTCACTACCTAAATCATGGGAAACAAAAGTTACGGTGATCTTTGACACCAAAGATTTCTCCAAATTCACTTATGATGAGCTGATTGCGTCTCTTATTGCTCATGAAATGCTTTAtgacaagagcaagagcaatgtagatgatgaaaagaaaaagagaggaatTGCCTTAAAGTCAAGCCAAGAGGATGAATTAAGTAAAACTATAGCTTTTAAGGCTGCCTCAAGTGACACTCAATTGTTCAAGTGATGAAGATGATCTTGCCATGATTACAAGAAGATTCAAGAAAGCATTCAAAAGGAGGttcaaaatataagaaattcTGAAGAAATATTCTCCTAAAGGTGAAACAAGCAAAGATCAAAGTGAGATTAAATGCTTTGAATGCAACAAACTGGTCACATCAAGCCAAATTGTCCTAAATCAAAAAGAAGAATTCAAAGGACAAGAGCAAGAAAGCCTTGGTTCTGGTTGGATGGATAGTGATGATTCCTCAAGTGATAACTCTAGTGACAAGGAGGTTGCACACATTTGTCTCATGGCTCTAGGAGAGGATAAACCAGAAAGTTCCCAACAAAGAGAAATCAACACTGAGGTAAATAATTCTGACTCTCTTAGTATTGAAGATTATGAAGAAGCATTTGccaaattatatgaagaatacAAAGTTTATAAGAAAAAATGTTCTGCTTTAAATAAAGAAATTGCTTCCTTAAGAGCTGAAAATGATTCTATGAGCATTGTTGtacaagaaaataaattttataaaaatcaaatgctcTTGTATGATGAGCTGAATAAGGAGTTAGAAGATTCAAAAATTGCTTGTGAAAAACTCATTGAGAAAAACAGGATTTTAGAAACTAAGGTGGAATCTTTGACCAATGATTTAGCTAAATTCACAAATGGCACACAAATTCTTGATACGTTACTTGGTTCTCAAAGATTATCAAATCAAAAATCTGGTCTTGGTTATGATGGATTCATGCACtatggaaaatacaaaaatttctttgtaaaagcttcatctcattcattatcaaatgTCATTTGCTTTTACTGCAACCAAAATGGTCATATGGTTAGTCATTGTCCCATAAGGAAAGGTTCCTCAAAAGTAAAAAGgatatgggtgcctaaaggaacaaTTCCTAATGTCTCTAACTCTCAAGGACCCAaacttgcttgggtacctaagaaatAGTCAATAAATTTCAGGTATGTCTTAGAAGCAAGCAAGAGTGTGAACAATAAGAAAGATAATCTCAAAAAGTTTGATGTAAAATCAGATGAAGGTATTTTTCTAGGATATTCAATGCATAGCAAAGCTTATCGAGTCTTTAATAGGAGAACTTTGTTAGTTGAGGAAACCATTCATGTTATATTTGATGAAACTAACAACTTCTTGGAAAGAAAGATTGTttgtgatgatgatgaactaggtGAAATTTTTGGAAGAAAAAAAGATGAGACTCAAAAGCAACAAAGTCAACCTATTGAGCCCCAAAGTGCATTTGGGAATGATATTGACAATAAAGatgctaatgagaaagatcaagaaggtgatcaagaagtattgcccaatattgaagaactccaaattgaTGAACCACATCATGATGACCTACCTCAAGAATGGAGATATCATAGAGATCATCCAAAGGAGGACATAATTGATAGCCCTTCACAAaagatgatgacaagagctcaacttcgaAAATACTTTGGTAACGTTGCATTTGTTTCTCAACTTGAACCAAAGTCTTATAATGAAGCTCAAAGTGATAAGAGTTGGATTCTTGCTATGCAAgaagaactcaatcaatttgagagaaataaagtatgGAAACTTGTTCCTAGGCCTAGAAATTATTCTATCATTGGTACCAAGTGGGTTTTTAGgaacaaaatggatgataaaggaCATGTCATTAGAAATAAGGCTAGATTAGTTGCTCAAGGATATaatcaagaggaaggtattgattttgatgagacTTTTGCTcctgttgctagaattgaagccattagaatgttatgtgcatttgcatgttataaaaattttatgctctatcaaatggatgttaagagtGCGTTCttgaatggttatattgatgaagcTATTGAATGATATTTATTGCATTTGATATGAATTTGGTGCAAAAATTGGGTAAATATGTTGTTAGTACTATATTCTGCGTCCATGTGTTTTTAGTTAACTACTTTCTCACTGCAGTTGTCTAATTTTATACCTGTATAATATTTAGCCAACTGGGtttcaaaattagttaactaattttgccTCTATGTACATGTGACAAAACGCGCCTGATTTAAAATTACTTTATTCCTAACGGGTATTTTCGCTCTCCTTGTAATCCATTTTGACAAATATACCCCTGACCATAGTTATGCTCTTTTTATGTCTTCAAAGGGTAAAATTGGGTTTTGGCAAAAAGGGATTCCCGGTTCTCCATGAaaaattgtacacaatttcaaaatttgaaaattttttttgtgTAACTGCTGCATATCACTTCAATCAATCTAAAACTCCCTCATTTCTCTGCTGCAAGTTGATTCTCCACTCTCTTAGAAACCTCAAATTTCTCTCAAAACCAGAAATCCCCAATTTTCTTTCTCAAAATCCCTAAACGGTAAAATCCCGTTCTTTCTCAACCCGTTACTTCTCACTGAAATTTTTTAAGAATCGATGGCAAGGGTAAAACAAGTGTCTACCAAACCTCGAAAATTCATGGGTGATGCTATGAAAGCTGCTGCTAGTTccgaaaaagaaagagaagaaggaaCTGAAGTTGAGAAACGATGTGTGAAAGCAGAGTGGCAGAAcgagcaagaaaaagaaagggaaaggGTATTGCTGGGTCAGAGCCCTCTgcgaaaaagaagaaaatggaaaaggCCCCTGCTTCGAAACCTTTTGTGCAACAAAATATTTTTGAGCCAAGGTACATTAAATGGGATTCATTTTCTGACTTGCCTTAtgaatttgaagaattatttacTTTTCAAGGCTGGATGGAATTTTCTGAGTTGAATGAATATTATTATCCTTATTTGATTCAAGAATTTTATGGaagtatgaaagaagttgttaaaggaGAAAGTTTTAGTGTGAGAATTAAGAAGAAAAGTCAGATTGTTGATGTTGAATTCTTAGCCTCTGTTTTAAACCTACCAAATGATGGAAATAGGATTGGAACCTTCAAAGATTCTAGGAAGCTTGAAGGATATGATGAGAAGGCATTTCAATTATCAATTTTTTCGGAGGGTACAcctgaaaatgaaatgaccaaCATCAGTTTAGTGCCTCAAAATTTTAGGATTCTACAATCCTTCATTCGATATTTGCTCAATCCTAGGAGTGGTAGTCACTCATATGCAAATAGCCTTGACTTATGCATTATGTGGCACTTGGTTAACAAAATTAGATTTAATTTGCCATTTTTGATTTTTAAAGTGATTGCTAAGTCTAGTAAGCATAGAAGGTTGCCATATGCTATGCCTTTGACTCTTATATTTCAAGCTATGGGAGTTGATTTGAGTAAAGAAAAGAAGTTTAGCAATCCTATCCCCATTAAGGAGATATTCAAGGCTGATGATGGTAGAAAAAGGAGTAAGAAAGAAGACAAAAAGCAAGAAGAagagactgagattgagattgaatctgagttagaatcagattctgaAACAGAATCGGACATCCCACTAAGCAAGTTGAAAGAAAAGAGTTCTAAGATAGATGAAGGGGAAAGCtctaagaagaaagagaaaatgaagctaaaaaTGTCAGATTTTGTGAAAATCAGTAAAGCAAATCTGAACATGATgaaggaaataaaagaaatgagtggACTGACCTtgaatattttagaaaaatctcaTGAGTTGCAGAAGGGAATTATGGCTGAGCACAATGCAAAGATGGATATGTTGATTAATAGATTGGATAGACAAGAGTGGTTCATGAAGAAGATGGCTCAAATGTTGTTTGGTGAATCTTTTGGCAAATTTGGAGATTTTGGAAGTTACCCACAGGGTACTGCTGGTCCTAGCAATGCAAAGGCTGCTGGACCAAGTGGAGTAAAAATTtctgaagtggaagaagaagcagAGGAGCATGTAGAAGCTGCTGAAAAGGTACAAGAAGAAAGTAAGCTAGCTGAGGTTGAAGAAGTAGAGAAAAATGATGAGAAGGAAAAATCTGTAGAAGAGGAATCAGAAGCAGAACAAGAATCTGACAAAGAGAAATCAATAGAATCCTCCTCATCTCATACTAAAAGCAACAACAGCAGTGACAATGGCAAAAGTGAAGGCAGAAATGGTTCAAGACAAGAAGAGGAGAAGGAAGAGCAGTCACAAGACCCATCCTCTGAACAACCAAACATTGTTCCTACTGCCTCTCAACCAGCACTTGAATCAACCATCTCTTTACCCATGCAATACGGACCTAGAAGAACCAAAACACAAGCCAGAAAATCAGTTCTACCTATTCCTCCAAAAATCCAAGTACCCATAACTGAAAAAGAACCCCCAAAGAAGAAGACACAAGCCAAACTTGTTGATCCCACTCACCTTAGGAGAAGTGGCAGAATTCTTAGCAGCAAAGAAAAATCTTGAGATCTTTTGAAATATGCTTTATGACTTTCAAAGTTGTGTCTTTTTGTTTTTAAACAGGGGAGAAAATAGAAGAAAGCCTATCCTTTTGTTGatgtcaaaaagggggagaaatctGGAGAAGATAAGGAAATTTTTTAACTGACAGAATGTTTTTAGTTAACTGGGTACatttttagttaactaattttgatcAGTGGTTATATGGTTCACATTCTGATATAGATATTTTGGACTTATTTTGGAAAGTTATTGAAGATATGTTGATGATCCTTTATGATTGACTTATGGTTGATATATCTTATGTATGATGATTGAATTGATCTTGGATGAATTAATCTTGGAAATTGCTTAACATGTTATTACCTTCAAGATGCTTTGAATATCAGATTTAGGGGGAGCTATTTTATAGCTTCTCAACATTCTTAATGATTATGTGCATACATATAGGGGGAGCTTGTCTAAAAGCAAGTTCTTGCATACATGACATATGTAGATAGttatacaatttaatttttatgatcttcatagattcattaagttttgacatcatcaaaaagggggagattgtaggccctgtaagctaaaatgagcttgattttgatgataacaaaacttaatgaaatatacattaaccttttgtgcataagtatttgaagtgattttataGGTCATGATATGCAAAGACACTGATGAAAGGACTATTCTATTGACATGGCTGATATAAAAGGAGTTTATCATCTTgtataacacaagacgaatcaaAGTCCATGAAGAAATATGATAGAAATTAAGCTCTTAGATCCATTGTACAAGATTAAAGAATTTATGCCATTTGagacctaaaatcaattttgtttttagattcaagggtttagaaagtgtttttatatcattcctaaggtttttgaatggtcaaaataatttttacaacctttcttcaaaaactcaaaatttcaatttttaagtcaggcagtagcgaaattagttaacccgttgcaaaaattagttaactagttttgatgtctaaaattctctatcttacaaaactagttaaccgatgaaaattttagttaactatttttatGACCTGACCTGACTCAACTCTGCTGCACGACTTTCTAAGCAATAACGGctagttttttgaaaattaaagagccgttagacacactctccagcagacgtttttggcaatgaaaagcacctataaaaggcatcatttactaCAATTCTAACTAATGAAAGTGCTCTTATTCATAGTGAATTTATTGTGGTATTTTTGAAGCTTTCATTCAATTACTCTTGAGCTTAGGTGGcaaatcttctctctcaatcttctagcattaaattctgtatttgagagttattgagagtgatttcttctacatcaaaacctatttaaggttgtgtaagtgtgaggacacacttgtggaaggttttcaagcaccttgtgaagcttgtgggaggttttcaagcaccttgtgaagcttgtggtcttttgtgggaagcaaagacgttgtaaaggtcctcaagcacctgggaagcttgctgatattgtaaaggctttgaatcttgcctgttgaaaagatcaaatagtggagtgactctcaaagtgggactttgggaagagtggatgtaggctaagagagccgaaccactataaacattgtgtttgattctcttcttcccttaactctttaattttcagcactttgattttctgattatatatattgaatgtgttgagaatttgtttattgagCTAATATTGCAAACTCTGAATTTTATGTGAGAAAATACACTTGATATCaagtaattattttgtgtatgaACTAGTATTTGTGCATAACTTGATTGATTACTTAAATTACACCCTAGGAACAGAGTTATACACATACATAGAAGTGCAAAGCCTCGATTTTTCATTAAGTCTAGAGCAAGAGCtaaaaaattgtctaaagtgtccaattcaccccctctTGGTCACTTTCTTTGGGACAACAGGGAGGTGAGGGAAGAAGCTTCGCATCAACAAGCAGCTTTTCTCGTTGCAAGAACCCAAGGACTCCAAGGAGAGGAACATGACAAGGGAAGCAAACAAGACTGAGGACCCAGTATTATAGAATTGAACaacagccatctgctgtgtgtgtgtgaatatatgaaGAGTTAGGTGGATAGGGGAATTAAGTGATAAATTAAAGGCATTTCAATTTGAATCATAAATCTCAATCTTTATGGTAAATCCCATAATAGAGCTATGTGTTGCCAAAACACCCATTTTAATAATAGTACATTAACATTGAAATTCAACCGGACTAGTTCAATCGATGAGAATGAAAATTTTCACACCAAGTCAA
This is a stretch of genomic DNA from Hevea brasiliensis isolate MT/VB/25A 57/8 chromosome 12, ASM3005281v1, whole genome shotgun sequence. It encodes these proteins:
- the LOC110657548 gene encoding uncharacterized protein LOC110657548, coding for MCESRVAERARKRKGKGIAGSEPSAKKKKMEKAPASKPFVQQNIFEPRYIKWDSFSDLPYEFEELFTFQGWMEFSELNEYYYPYLIQEFYGSMKEVVKGESFSVRIKKKSQIVDVEFLASVLNLPNDGNRIGTFKDSRKLEGYDEKAFQLSIFSEGTPENEMTNISLVPQNFRILQSFIRYLLNPRSGSHSYANSLDLCIMWHLVNKIRFNLPFLIFKVIAKSSKHRRLPYAMPLTLIFQAMGVDLSKEKKFSNPIPIKEIFKADDGRKRSKKEDKKQEEETEIEIESELESDSETESDIPLSKLKEKSSKIDEGESSKKKEKMKLKMSDFVKISKANLNMMKEIKEMSGLTLNILEKSHELQKGIMAEHNAKMDMLINRLDRQEWFMKKMAQMLFGESFGKFGDFGSYPQGTAGPSNAKAAGPSGVKISEVEEEAEEHVEAAEKVQEESKLAEVEEVEKNDEKEKSVEEESEAEQESDKEKSIESSSSHTKSNNSSDNGKSEGRNGSRQEEEKEEQSQDPSSEQPNIVPTASQPALESTISLPMQYGPRRTKTQARKSVLPIPPKIQVPITEKEPPKKKTQAKLVDPTHLRRSGRILSSKEKS